In a single window of the Drosophila albomicans strain 15112-1751.03 chromosome 3, ASM965048v2, whole genome shotgun sequence genome:
- the LOC117567253 gene encoding ubiquitin-like modifier-activating enzyme 1, translating to MSLSESASCTTSNRANSSEAPLCKRMKLNEAGDDGEAGGGGASTLPEASSSSSDSSSRRKLAANSSSSNNNCENHGKAADDVDMLNVTETASVASAVETDLCVSSSTSDSYAGNTSKQAAAAGGGDVSTSSAVNKESSGVNNCAASSSSKIINSLDTESESAAARTVSSTNSNVSSTNNSHCTSNNNNSNSSAAVMAANNSNSAAAGGDIDESLYSRQLYVLGHDAMRRMAKSDILISGLGGLGLEIAKNVILGGVKSITLHDTATCTGKCLNDLSSQFYLSQSDIGKNRAEASCAQLAELNNYVRTVSYTGPLSDDELAKYRVIVLTNSNVAEQERIGKFAHDNNIALIIAETRGLFAKVFCDFGENFTIYDQDGAQPISTMIASVTHDAQGVVTCLDETRHGFNDGDYVTFSEVQGMQQLNNSQPIKISVLGPYTFSIGDTSKFDAYKSGGVATQVKMPKTISFKSLAEAAANPEFMISDFAKLEAPATLHAAFSALGNYVTKNGRLPRPWNDEDAAQFLDITKGLNADVDEKLVLQFAKICAGNTCPIDAAIGGIVAQEVLKACSGKFTPIYQWLYFDSLESLPADPVTEDDAQPLGTRYDAQIAIFGRKFQEKLASSKWFIVGAGAIGCELLKNFGMLGLGVGDGQIFVTDMDLIEKSNLNRQFLFRPHDVQKAKALTAATAIKRMNPDVKVTAHELRVGAETEKVFSEDFFGNLNGVANALDNVDARIYMDRKCIFNRIPLVETGTLGTMGNVQVIVPFATESYSSSQDPPEKSIPICTLKNFPNAIEHTLQWARDSFEGVFKQAAENAAQYIADPQFTERILKLPGIQPLEILESVKKALLDDKPKSFADCVEWARLHWEDQYANQIKQLLFNFPPDQVTSSGHPFWSGPKRCPEPLVFDVEDSMHLDYIYAAANLRAEVYGIPQVRDRQKIAELVQQVKVPEFKPRSGVKIETNEAAAAAAANNFDDGEVDQDRVDKIINELIKNADKGSKITPLEFEKDDDNNLHMDYIVACSNLRATNYKISPADRHKSKLIAGKIIPAIATTTSVLSGLAVLEVIKLIGGHKELSQFKNGFANLALPLLAFSEPLGANKNKYYDKEWTLWDRFEVNGEMTLQEFLNYFDEKEKLKITMLSQGVSMLYSFFMPKAKCAERLPLLMSEVVRRVSKRRIEPYERSLVFEICCNDDSGEDVEVPYVRYTLP from the exons atgTCCCTCTCTGAGTCAGCATCCTGCACGACGAGCAACAGAGCCAATAGCTCGGAGGCTCCATTGTGCAAGCggatgaaattaaatgaagccGGCGATGATGGCGAAGCCGGTGGTGGTGGAGCCTCTACGCTGCCAGAAGCATCATCAAgtagcagcgacagcagcagtcgGCGCAAGCTCGCTGcgaatagcagcagcagcaacaacaactgcgaaaATCACGGCAAAGCAGCAGACGACGTTGACATGTTGAATGTGACAGAGACAGCTAGTGTTGCGTCTGCTGTCGAAACAGACTTGTGTGTATCGTCGTCTACTTCTGACTCGTATGCAGGCAATACGTcaaagcaagcagcagctgccggtGGCGGGGACGTTAGTACATCGTCAGCAGTGAATAAGGAAAGTAGTGGCGTTAACAATTGTGCTGCATCGTCCTCAtcgaaaattattaattcactGGACACGGAATCGGAATCAGCCGCTGCGCGCACTGTCAGCTCAACCAACTCCAACGTCAGCTCCACCAACAACTCCCACTGTAccagtaacaacaataacagtaacAGCAGTGCAGCAGTTATGgctgccaacaacagcaacagcgctGCCGCTGGCGGAGACATCGATGAATCGCTATATTCGCGCCAACTTTATGTGCTTGGACacgatgcgatgcgacgcATGGCCAAGTCGGACATTCTGATTTCTGGCTTGGGAGGATTGGGTCTGGAGATAGCAAAGAACGTGATTTTGGGCGGCGTTAAATCGATCACCCTGCATGACACAGCAACTTGTACGGGTAAGTGC CTCAACGACTTGTCATCGCAGTTCTATCTGTCCCAATCGGACATTGGCAAGAATCGCGCGGAGGCATCGTGCGCCCAATTGGCGGAGCTCAACAACTATGTGCGAACTGTATCCTACACTGGCCCCCTGTCGGATGACGAGCTGGCTAAGTACCGTGTGATTGTGTTGACCAACTCGAATGTTGCGGAACAGGAGCGCATTGGCAAATTTGCCCACGACAATAACATTGCCCTCATCATTGCTGAGACCCGCGGCTTGTTTGCCAAGGTGTTCTGTGACTTTGGCGAGAATTTCACCATCTATGATCAGGATGGTGCTCAGCCCATCTCGACAATGATCGCTAGTGTTACCCACGATGCGCAGGGAGTGGTCACCTGCCTGGATGAGACTCGCCATGGATTCAATGATGGTGACTATGTCACCTTCTCAGAGGTGCAGGGAATGCAACAGTTGAATAATAGCCAGCCCATTAAGATCAGCGTCCTGGGTCCGTACACTTTCAGCATTGGTGACACTAGCAAGTTTGATGCCTACAAGTCCGGAGGCGTGGCCACGCAGGTGAAAATGCCGAAAACCATTAGCTTCAAGTCGCTGGCCGAGGCAGCTGCAAATCCCGAGTTCATGATATCCGATTTTGCCAAGCTGGAGGCGCCAGCTACGCTACATGCGGCGTTTAGCGCTCTTGGCAACTATGTGACAAAGAATGGCAGGTTACCGCGTCCCTGGAACGATGAGGATGCTGCTCAGTTTCTGGATATCACTAAGGGCTTGAACGCCGACGTAGATGAGAAGTTGGTGCTGCAGTTTGCCAAAATTTGTGCCGGCAATACATGCCCTATTGATGCCGCCATTGGCGGTATTGTTGCCCAGGAGGTGCTCAAGGCCTGCAGCGGCAAATTCACACCCATCTATCAGTGGTTGTACTTCGACTCTCTCGAGAGCTTGCCAGCTGATCCTGTAACTGAAGATGATGCACAGCCTTTGGGAACACGTTACGATGCACAGATTGCAATCTTTGGCCGCAAGTTCCAGGAGAAATTGGCTAGTTCCAAATGGTTCATTGTGGGCGCTGGCGCCATTGGATGTGAGCTACTTAAGAACTTTGGTATGCTTGGTTTGGGCGTTGGCGATGGTCAGATTTTCGTTACCGACATGGATCTCATTGAGAAATCGAATTTGAATCGTCAATTCTTGTTCCGTCCTCATGACGTTCAGAAGGCAAAGGCTTTGACTGCCGCCACAGCGATTAAGCGTATGAATCCTGATGTTAAGGTTACTGCACATGAGCTGCGCGTTGGAGCCGAGACAGAGAAGGTCTTCTCCGAGGACTTTTTCGGTAATCTAAATGGCGTGGCCAATGCTCTGGATAATGTTGATGCTCGCATCTACATGGATCGCAAGTGCATCTTCAATCGCATACCACTTGTCGAGACTGGTACACTGGGTACCATGGGCAATGTTCAGGTCATTGTGCCATTTGCCACCGAATCGTACAGCTCCTCACAGGATCCCCCAGAAAAGAGCATACCCATCTGTACGTTGAAAAACTTCCCTAATGCCATCGAGCATACTCTGCAATGGGCACGCGACTCCTTCGAAGGTGTGTTCAAACAGGCTGCTGAGAATGCTGCACAATACATTGCAGATCCGCAGTTCACCGAACGCATACTCAAATTGCCTGGCATCCAGCCGTTGGAGATTCTCGAATCAGTCAAG AAAGCATTGCTGGATGACAAGCCAAAAAGTTTTGCGGATTGTGTGGAGTGGGCCCGTCTCCACTGGGAAGATCAGTATGCCAATCAAATTAAACAGCTGCTCTTTAATTTCCCACCGGATCAGGTGACATCAAGTGGTCATCCCTTTTGGTCAGGTCCAAAACGCTGCCCTGAACCACTTGTTTTTGATGTAGAGGACTCGATGCATTTGGATTATATCTACGCAGCGGCCAACCTGCGTGCAGAAGTTTATGGCATACCCCAAGTTCGTGATCGTCAGAAGATAGCTGAGCTGGTGCAACAAGTTAAG GTTCCCGAATTTAAACCACGTTCTGGTgtgaaaattgaaacaaatgaggcagctgctgctgcggcagctAATAACTTTGACGATGGTGAGGTGGATCAGGATCGTGTGGATAAGATCATCAATGAGCTGATTAAGAATGCCGACAAGGGCTCCAAGATTACGCCTTTAGAGTTCGAAAAAGATGATGATAACAATCTGCATATGGATTACATCGTTGCCTGCTCCAATTTGCGTGCGAccaattacaaaatttcacCGGCCGACCGCCATAAATCAAAGCTGATTGCTGGTAAAATTATTCCGGCTATTGCCACCACCACATCGGTACTGTCCGGTCTGGCTGTGCTGGAAGTGATAAAACTAATTGGCGGTCACAAGGAGTTGAGCCAGTTCAAGAATGGATTCGCCAATTTGGCGCTACCCCTTCTGGCATTCTCAGAGCCATTGGGGGCGAACAAGAATAAGTACTACGACAAGGAATGGACTTTGTGGGATCGCTTTGAAGTCAATGGCGAAATGACGCTGCAGGAGTTCCTAAATTACTTTGACGAAAAGGAGAAACTAAAGATAACTATGCTGTCGCAGGGCGTCTCAATGCTCTACTCATTCTTTATGCCCAAGGCCAAGTGCGCGGAGCGCTTGCCACTGCTCATGTCTGAGGTGGTGCGTCGGGTGTCCAAGCGTCGCATTGAGCCTTATGAGCGCTCGCTGGTCTTTGAAATCTGCTGCAACGATGACAGCGGTGAGGATGTGGAGGTGCCCTATGTTCGTTACACGTTGCCCTAA